From the Acidovorax carolinensis genome, one window contains:
- the secG gene encoding preprotein translocase subunit SecG, giving the protein MNVLVNVILGVQMLTALGMIGLILVQHGKGADMGAAFGSGSSGSLFGASGSANFLSRTTGVLATVFFVATLALAYFGNVRPAGSGSVLETPAAVAPAASVDAPAAAGSNAAIPAPAAAASGAGQIPTK; this is encoded by the coding sequence ATGAACGTGCTTGTGAATGTGATTTTGGGTGTGCAGATGCTGACGGCTCTGGGCATGATCGGCCTGATCCTGGTCCAGCATGGCAAGGGTGCAGACATGGGTGCCGCTTTTGGTAGCGGCAGTTCGGGCAGCCTGTTTGGCGCCAGCGGCAGTGCCAACTTCCTCTCGCGCACCACGGGCGTGCTTGCCACGGTGTTCTTTGTGGCCACGTTGGCGCTGGCCTATTTTGGCAACGTGCGTCCAGCCGGTTCGGGCAGCGTGCTGGAAACGCCGGCCGCTGTGGCTCCGGCTGCTTCGGTGGACGCGCCTGCGGCTGCGGGTTCGAACGCAGCGATTCCCGCGCCTGCGGCTGCTGCCTCGGGTGCAGGGCAGATTCCGACGAAATAA
- the tpiA gene encoding triose-phosphate isomerase has product MKKKLIAGNWKMNGSLAANEALVRALINGMGQPACDVAVAVPAPYLAQVAGIAAGSALALAAQDVSVHEAGAYTGETSAAMLKDFGVRYVLVGHSERRQYHGESDTVVAVKAQRALAAGITPIVCVGETLAEREAGETEVVVKRQLAAVIHLNGHCISEIVVAYEPVWAIGTGRTASPEQAQQVHAVLRAQLAAASEHADRIRLLYGGSMNAANAAQLLAQPDIDGGLVGGAALKAQDFLQIIAAAQ; this is encoded by the coding sequence ATGAAAAAGAAACTCATCGCAGGCAACTGGAAGATGAATGGCAGCCTGGCTGCCAACGAGGCGCTGGTGCGTGCCCTGATCAACGGCATGGGGCAGCCCGCTTGTGACGTGGCGGTGGCTGTGCCGGCGCCCTATCTGGCGCAGGTGGCGGGCATTGCGGCGGGTTCGGCGCTGGCGCTGGCCGCGCAGGATGTCTCGGTGCATGAAGCGGGCGCCTACACCGGCGAAACATCGGCGGCCATGCTCAAGGACTTTGGCGTGCGGTATGTGCTGGTGGGGCACTCCGAGCGCCGCCAGTACCACGGCGAGAGCGACACCGTGGTGGCCGTCAAGGCGCAACGGGCGCTGGCGGCAGGCATCACGCCCATTGTGTGTGTGGGCGAAACGCTGGCCGAACGGGAGGCCGGAGAGACCGAGGTGGTCGTGAAGCGCCAGCTGGCGGCCGTGATCCATCTCAATGGCCATTGCATCAGCGAAATCGTGGTTGCCTATGAGCCCGTCTGGGCCATTGGCACGGGACGCACGGCCTCGCCGGAGCAGGCCCAGCAGGTGCATGCCGTGCTGCGTGCGCAATTGGCTGCAGCCAGTGAGCACGCAGACCGGATTCGCCTGCTGTATGGCGGCAGCATGAACGCCGCCAACGCAGCGCAGTTGCTGGCGCAGCCCGACATCGACGGTGGCCTGGTGGGTGGCGCGGCACTGAAAGCCCAAGACTTTTTGCAAATTATTGCTGCAGCCCAATAA